The DNA region CCTGCCCACCGGTTGGAATGTCGACAAGCTGATGCGCGCCGTCATCGGCGTCTCGATCTTCGCCTCCGCCTACATGGCGGAAGTCATTCGCGGCGGCCTGCAGGCAATCCCGAAGGGCCAGTATGAGGGAGCCGATTCACTCGGGCTCGGCTACTGGCAGAAAATGCGGCTCATCGTGCTGCCGCAGGCGATCAAACTGGTCATCCCGGGCATCGTCAACACGTTCATCGGCATGTTCAAGGATACGTCGCTCGTTTCGATCATCAGCATGTTCGACCTGCTTGGCATCGTCCGCCTGAACTTCACCGACGCCAATTGGGCAAGCTCGGTCACGCCGCTGACAGGCCTCGTCTTCGCGGGCTTCGTCTTCTGGATCTTCTGCTTCGGCATGTCGCGCTATTCCGTGTTCATGGAACGCCACCTCGACACCGGCCACAAACGATAAGAATGAGGGAATAAACATGGCTGAACCCAAGAAAATGACCGTTTCCGCAACGGATGTGGCGGTCGAGATCATCAACATGAACAAGTGGTACGGCGATTTTCACGTGCTGCGCGACATCAACCTCAAGGTCATGCGCGGCGAGCGCATCGTTATCGCGGGCCCGTCGGGCTCCGGCAAGTCGACGATGATCCGCTGCATCAACCGCCTGGAAGAACATCAGAAGGGCCACATCCTCGTCGATGGCACGGAGCTCACCAACGATCTGAAGAAGATCGACGAAGTGCGCCGCGAAGTCGGCATGGTATTCCAGCACTTCAACCTCTTCCCGCATCTGACGATCCTGGAAAACTGTACGCTGGCGCCGATCTGGGTGCGCAAGATGCCGAAGAAGCAGGCGGAAGAGGTCGCCATGCACTTCCTGAAGCGCGTCAAGATCCCGGAACAGGCGCATAAGTATCCCGGCCAGCTTTCCGGCGGCCAGCAGCAGCGTGTGGCGATCGCCCGCTCGCTCTGCATGAACCCGAAGATCATGCTGTTCGACGAGCCGACCTCGGCGCTCGATCCGGAAATGATCAAGGAAGTGCTGGACACGATGGTGGGCCTTGCCGAAGAAGGCATGACAATGCTCTGCGTCACCCACGAAATGGGCTTTGCCCGTCAGGTGGCCAACCGCGTCATCTTCATGGACCAGGGCCAGATCGTCGAACAGAACTCGCCCGCCGAATTCTTCGACCATCCGCAGCACGAGCGCACCAAGCTCTTCCTCAGCCAGATCCTGCACTGAGCTGAAGAACCTTTTTTAAAGAAAAGCCGCCGGAAGAAACCTTCCGGCGGCTTCTTTCATTTATTGCCCCCGAAACCATCGCCTGCCCTCCGGAAGCAGGCAGCGTTCAGCCATAGAAAAGTGAAGGCGCATACCTATCTAAGATAGCATCGCCGACCCATGTCATGGAGCCCCCGATGAAAGCCGAATTCGCCGCAGTTCTTGTCATGGGCGCATTGATTGCAGGCTGCACGGCCGGCGGAGACATTTCCGGCCCAGGATTGGAGCCCATTCCCGGCAGCATCACCTATAGCGGCCAGCCCCGTACGAAGCTGACCAAATCGCCGATCGGCTCGTCGTTTCCTCACACATTTTACGATAACAGAGGCCGCGAGGTCGAAGAGACCTACATCATCCGCCCCGACCGCAGCCTGATGATCGCCAATCGCGTCTACCGTCCGTTTTTCGACTTTGATGACGACCGCTGAAAGTCGCGGCGGCGTTCCAACCCGCCAAAGCGCGGCTTGCCGAAATGGCGTCAAATGACGTCGTGCAACGGTCTGCTTTAACTCTTGATTAGGTATCCATTTGCTTCAGCGTGAAGTTATGCGATGCTCTCTGCTTAAAATCAGGCCCGAGATAGAATGAGGGCCGAAGGACGGGGGCAGAAAAATGATGGAAATTCACGGTTCTCAGCGCGCAAACGGCAGGTCGGAGCACCCTCTGAACTGCCGGACAGAAGTCGAAGCTGCGATGTTCGACATGATCCAGCGCCTGCAACAGCATGGCTGGACGCCGGCCGAAGTGGCGCTCGCGCTCGCGGACGCCGCCGAGGATTACGTGATGCTGCTCGCCAGCAAGAAAGCCGGCAGCCACTGAGGGGCATGCCGGCTAGCCGCCCTGTAAGCTACAGCGTCTGCGTTCAGGGCGGAAACGCGGCCCACATCATGCGATCACTCGGATGCCCAGAGATGGCGCAGCCGCGGATGCTGGCGAACGTCGGAAGCGGAAGCGAACGGATTTGCGTCCCAACCGGCCTGCCTCGCCACGGCCACGATTTCGGGCTGGTCGTCGAAAAATATCGGGCACTCGCCGGCGCCGATGCTCAATCGGGAATTGATCGCCTCGAAAAAGCGGATGTCCTTCTTCGGGTATCGAATTTCTGCACTGTAGAACATACCGTCGAACAGCTTCGAAAAGCCGAGCTCGTTCCAGAGAAATCGCGCCCGGTGATGCTCCTGGCCGGTTGCCACGTAGAGTTCGACAACGCTGCCGCTGCTCCTTATGCCCTCAATCAGATCAAAGACCTCACTGTTGAGATTCGAATCCTTTTCGAACCAATATCTCATGAAGTCCTTCGCATCGCCGTGATATCCAACCTCCGGCAGAACCTCGGCAAGCGCCTCCGCGAGATCGCGTTTGCCGGAGATACATTCAGCCATAAGCGCGTTCGAACGGCCGCCTGCGCGTCCAAAGAAGAGATTGCCGAATGCCGCCCGGTCAACACCGAGATCAGCCTCAATCGTCGCGTCCCAGGGTTTGCGGCGCAACGGATCGGCATGCCAGCCATCGATAAGCACACCATCAACATCAAAGAAGATTTTCGTCATCTCAAATCCTCCATCCCGGCACGGCACTTGTCTTGCGGGCATCCAGGGGCGCCTCGCGGCAATCTCCATCGAAATACCGGCCACCCTTGCGAGCCAGCTCTGCTTCGGTCAAACGTAGAAGTTCCCCAGGCCGCCCTTCAGCGGCATGCTTGAAACCTGCGTCGAACGCCTCGAACAACTCGTTGTCGAGCTGCTTCAGAAGGCGTGGAATCCATTTTCCTTTCCCGGACCAAGTGCCGCGTCCAAGAAGCATCAGATCGGCAAGCGGCTGATAAAGCTGGGACGCAATTGCACGGAGTTCAGCTCCGCTGCGTTCACCGCAAAGATCGTCCAGCAGATCGGTGATTTGATATTTGAGCGCATCAAGCTCCTGCCTGGCAAGCTCAGGTGGGCCGTCCTTCAGCAACTGGGCGGCATGGCTTTGCCACGTCCGGCCATTTTCCTGGCCAGGCCCGATAATCCGTCCGGACGCCACCATGTGAACGATGATCGGATGGCCGGATTTAAGGTCGCGTTCGAAGAACCAGTTGAGCGTCTCTGGATCATGAACGAATGCTTCGAAGGGAATGCGGTCTTCAACGAACGACTCCCGCCATGCCCGATCAAGCTTATCGAAGACGACGACCAGGTCGATGTCGGAGTTTTCCGTGCCCTCTCCGCGAATAATCGAGCCCGCAGCAAAGGCGAAAGAATAGACATCAAATCGCGCTGAGAGGACGCTACTGGTTATCCGCAAGGCTTCATCGATCTGCTTCGGCATCCTAACCCCATCATCGGAGATCATTCAGAGACCAGATTTGGCAACGCCTGTCTGTAGGCGTTGCGAATTTCACTTAAAATCAAGCATGTCCGACCCGCTCGACGTTCCAGGTCGGGTCCTTCAGCACCGCAATGCTTGAACAGACCACGTTCTATCATCAGCTCGAAGCGCAGCACCTCCCTGCATCACCGTAGAAGATGGGGCGAAAGCCGAATACCCGATCTCCGGGTCGGACACAGCAGATAAGTGGCAACCCCTGCAGGATTCGAAGCTGCGACCAGGTGCTTAGAAGGCAGGGAGCAAATCCAACGTTTTCAGGGCTTTTCGCTATTTCAAACTGTAGACGCGACCCGAATATGATTGAAATCTTGCCACGATGTAAACGGTTTCCGGCCTAGTACGGAAGGCGAGAAGAATAGACGGCGGATTCGTGATAGGCGGTCGCCAGAAATATAGGCGAGTGCCTGATCGCCAAGGATGGCTTCGCAGCCATTCACCTGCCCCTGAGATAAGGACGTGCCAAAGATACCAGACGTGCGAGAGCGCACGCTTGCGTAGAACGCTGCGCGATTCATTGGGAATTCCCTTAAGATTGGGCGCGAAGAAACGCCTGGTTACGGGGCGCGCTTCATTGCGGTTCTTTGGAGGCTAAGGCGCTACCAACTTTCGAGCTTCTTGGTGACCGGGAGACCACGGCGGCGAATGTTTCCGCCGAACAGATAATTCCAGCGTCGAAGCAGTACGCTTAAAGGCGATGCCCTGAACCGCAGCGGACGGCCAAGCAGGGACGCCAACGCACTCACATAGGCTTTGGCCTCGCAAGGCATCATATGAACACCGTCGTCGGAATAGATACGGCGCAGCGCCCCGCGACTGTCCGCATAGCGTGGTGGCATCGGGAGGAACAGCAGACCGGCCGCTTCGGCCAGTTCCTGCAGCGCTGCAGACAGGGCACGGTGTGCCGCTATGCGTTGGTCAAGCGTTCCACACGCCGGCAGTTCAGTGTTTGGACGGCGATCCGATGGAAACGGCGGCTGCGCAAGGACTATTTGCGTGCCGTCGAGATCGGCTTTCATGGCGGCCATCCTGGCCAGATATCGGGTGGCTAGATTGTGCGCCTCCGCCTGAATGCTACGTCCGGACTTTTCCGCAGCTGGGATCAAATGGCAGCGAACGTCGATTTCGCCGAACATCAGAACAACAGCGTCATGGCCGGAAAGGTCGGGAGTTATGGCGCGAACGAACGCTGGACCATCCCGCGCGATCCTGTGCATGGTCACCGGCCCTATCCAGTGGATCGAGGCATCCTCTACCGCGTCAAAGCAGTAGGCGGAATGACTATCGCCGAATATATGCAACCTCACCCTGAAATCCCCCGACACATGAACCTATTTAGCATGGCATCAAGCCCGCCAGAAGAGTTCAGGTATCGGGAGCCGGCAATTCTTCGGCCCAAGCAGGCGAACGAGCTGTGAAAGCATGCCCTTCAGGACGCCCCACAGCTCATCGCCTGAGTTAAGCTCGCTCGCGGCGTCATGTTGCGCAACGGGCGGGAACCCAAATTCATGGCAGCGGCAACCGTTTCGGCCTCGGCATCGGTCATGCGCCGCCACGGTACCGATTTTCCCAAGATGTACGGGCGCGGCGGCGGCGCGTTAAATTCCCCCACCTCAAGATTCCACTTCTGTGTGGCATAGGTAGATGAACCGGAACCTCTACA from Rhizobium sullae includes:
- a CDS encoding amino acid ABC transporter ATP-binding protein, with product MAEPKKMTVSATDVAVEIINMNKWYGDFHVLRDINLKVMRGERIVIAGPSGSGKSTMIRCINRLEEHQKGHILVDGTELTNDLKKIDEVRREVGMVFQHFNLFPHLTILENCTLAPIWVRKMPKKQAEEVAMHFLKRVKIPEQAHKYPGQLSGGQQQRVAIARSLCMNPKIMLFDEPTSALDPEMIKEVLDTMVGLAEEGMTMLCVTHEMGFARQVANRVIFMDQGQIVEQNSPAEFFDHPQHERTKLFLSQILH
- a CDS encoding HAD family hydrolase codes for the protein MTKIFFDVDGVLIDGWHADPLRRKPWDATIEADLGVDRAAFGNLFFGRAGGRSNALMAECISGKRDLAEALAEVLPEVGYHGDAKDFMRYWFEKDSNLNSEVFDLIEGIRSSGSVVELYVATGQEHHRARFLWNELGFSKLFDGMFYSAEIRYPKKDIRFFEAINSRLSIGAGECPIFFDDQPEIVAVARQAGWDANPFASASDVRQHPRLRHLWASE
- a CDS encoding nucleotidyltransferase domain-containing protein, translating into MPKQIDEALRITSSVLSARFDVYSFAFAAGSIIRGEGTENSDIDLVVVFDKLDRAWRESFVEDRIPFEAFVHDPETLNWFFERDLKSGHPIIVHMVASGRIIGPGQENGRTWQSHAAQLLKDGPPELARQELDALKYQITDLLDDLCGERSGAELRAIASQLYQPLADLMLLGRGTWSGKGKWIPRLLKQLDNELFEAFDAGFKHAAEGRPGELLRLTEAELARKGGRYFDGDCREAPLDARKTSAVPGWRI